A segment of the Ammospiza nelsoni isolate bAmmNel1 chromosome 9, bAmmNel1.pri, whole genome shotgun sequence genome:
TCACATCGACCGCTCCGCCCGCCGCGCCGAGCGCCGAGCTGCCGAtggcgggcgggccggggcggagACAGCACCGGGAAACCGGGAGGGACCAGCCCGAGGCGGGGCGGGACCAGCTTGAGGTGAGGCGGGGCCAGCCTGAGCCGGGGCCGGTCtgaggcggggccggggccggggccggcgggTTCGGTTCAGGCCCCGGCCCCGAGCGGCCCCCGTGGGTTCGGCGCCgggcccgcccgccccggcgtCACCCCTGGCATACGGCCTCGGCcccggggaggcggcggggcaGTGCCGGTGCCCCCGCAGGCATCTGGAAGGTTCCGGCtcgcccgccccccgccgccccgaCTCTCTTGCTCTATAAATGCGGGCGCCGGTGGCCGACGCGCTCAGAGGGGGGCACCGGGGCCATGCTGGgggtctggctgctgctttggggttCCGTGGCCCTGGGCGGCCGGGCGGACACCGCCTTCCTCCGCCGCGCCCATGACAGCTCCGGGCGCTGCACCTACTCCTTCACGGTGGCCAGCCCCGTGGAGGCCGCCTGCCCCGAGGCTGCCGGCGGCGTGCCCGAGCTGCGCGCCGAGCTGGCCGCCCTCGCCGCCCGCCTGAGTCGGCTGGAGAGCCGGGAGCGAGGAGCGGGGAGCTCGGGGCCGCGCGGAGCCGAGCCGGGGGGCGCACGGGACCCCCAGCAAGCCTCCCGCCTGGAGGCTGCGTACGGCGAGCTGCTGCGGGCCAAGTCCcggctggaggaggagaaggggcgGCTGGAGCGGGAGAAAGAGGAGCTGGGCAAGCGGCTGGAGAGCAGCGCCCAGGAGATCACCCGGCTGCGGGCCACCCGCTGTCCCCCCGGCAGAGAGGGGCCCGGCCGGGACACGCTGCGTGCCCCCGCCAAGGGTAAGTGCCGGGGCCGGGGGCCCTGCGCCTCCCTACCGCCGGCTCCTCCCGTCTGGCCGGGTCCCCGTGCGGCCTCCGTGCTGTGCCCCCACTGCTGACCCCCGCTCCTGGGGACCCTGGTGGGCTCAGCCGTGCTGGGAGATCGCAGACCATTTCCCCGTacctccctccccaccccgcctgccccacagcacaggggagATGCAGGGTACCGTGCTCATCTGGGCTCTTAGGAGTATCCCCCAAAGAGAATGGTCACAGATGTGCCCCGCTGCAGTGGAGGGGGCACTGGGCTCCTGCCCAAGGCATCGGCATTTCGGGGGACAGCAGCCCGGCACGGAGTCCCCCGAGGGCGGTTGTGAGGGTTGTGAGGGGCTGGCGGAGCCCTCCGAGGGCAGCGGGAGGAGGCAGGCGGTGCCGGGGCTGGCTGAGCCCCCCGAGAGCGGCAGGCGGTGTGAGGGGCTGGCGGAACCCTCCGAGGGCGACAGGGGCAGGCAGGCGGTGTGAGGGGCTGGCTGAGCCCTCCGAGGGCGGCAGGGGCTGGCTGAGCCCGCTCACGCTGTGCCTGGCCCCGCTGCAGCGCCGCGCTGGGAGCCGCAGCCCCTGAGCTACCAGGAGCTGCAGTCGGAGAGGAGCGAGGTTCCCGTGTCCCGGCTGCTGGAGGAGACGGCGCTCGCCCGCCCGGGCAAGGAGGACTCAGGTACGGGCAccgggccggccccgcgcccgccgctcCCGAGGGGCTGGCGGTGACCGCTCCGtgtcccgtcctgtccccaAGCAGGCTGCggccagctgctgtgggtgggggAGCCCGTGGTGTTCGGCCGGGCGGACTCCATCGCGGGCAAGTACGGCGTGTGGATGAAGGACCCCGAGCCCGTGCCGCCCTTCACCCGCGACAACACGTGGCGTGTGGACACCGTGGGCACCGAGGTGCGCCAGCTCTTCCAGTACGAGGAGGCCGAGCAGCTGGCCCGGGGCTACCCCGCCAAGGTGCACATCCTGCCGCGGCCCCTGGAGAGCACGGGGGCCGTCATCTACCGCGGCGGGCTCTTCTTCCAGCCCCGCCAGTCCCGCTCCGTGGCCCGCTACGACCTGCGGGGCGAGAGCATCACGGCCGAGAGGGAGATCCCCGGCGCCGGCTACCACGGGCAGTACCCCTACTCCTGGGGGGGCTACACCGACATCGACCTGGCGGTGGATGAGACGGGGCTCTGGGTCATCTACAGCACCGACAAGGCCCGGGGAGCCATCGTCCTCTCCAAGCTGGACCCCGAGACGCTGGAGATCCGTCGGACCTGGGAGACCAACATCCGCAAGCGGGGGGTGGCCAACTCCTTCCTCATCTGCGGCACCCTCTACACCGTCAGCAGCTACTCTGCGCCCAACGCCACCATCAACTTCGCCTACGACACCGCCACGGGCACCAGCcgtgccctcagcatccccttCGAGAACCGCTTCCGCTACCTCAGCATGCTGGACTACAACCCTGCCGAGCGGCAGCTCTTCGCCTGGGACAGCTTCAACATGGTCACTTACCCCGTCCGCCTGTCCCGGCCGTGAGCCCGGGCTGGCGGTGCGCCGGCTCAGCCCCCGGGGGCTCGGTGCGTGCCTCGGCACCCCGCTtccctccccctttcccccGGGAGCGCCGCCTCCCACAGCCTCGGGGGTGCTGGGGGCCGCACGCTGCCCGGCCACATCGCATTgtgcagcagagagagagaggaggcactcactgctccagagccagggaagtGCCTCTCAGCAGCCTCGGTGGGTTTCGGATGGGTCCccgcagtgcccagccctgagctgctgcaggacctccctgagcccccagcctgGCCGTGAAtgtggagcagggagggctcaggcatggggagggctgtgcaggaggatCCTGccttaaaataaatgtgtttccCTAGTTGTGAGCAGCGATCCCCTCTGTGGGGCAGGGTTTGTTGTTTCCAGGCTCCGGCTCTGCAGAGATCCCACAGCCTCCACTGGCATCCCACACTCCCAAGTGCCCAAGGGCATCCTGGAGCTCAGCCACCTCCAAAACTCATCGAGTGGgctcaaaagcagcagaaaacacagacacacattgCACAAGCCTTGTTTTATTGAGGGAAaaaagcagccaggagagcaggggtGAGGAGTGCTGGCAGAGCACCCTGCAGCCAGGTGGCCTCTCAGTACCCAGCCCTTCCAGCCTTGTGCTTCAGCTTTGCAGCCaccccaggccagcagctctccccagccagcccaaaccACGCTGCTTTATCTGTCGATTGTAGAAAGCTTCTAGGAGGAGGCTTCTTTCCCATTCTGgcacctggggcagcagcaACCACATTCCCCAGGGGCTGCATGGGGTCCTGGCCCAATAAACACtgcccagcacctctgctgcCTCACACCTTGTTTTTCCAAGGCTGTTTTCCAAGGAGTGTGGTGGGTTGGTGCCACTCTTGGTGCACCTAcaggctggaggtgctggggagggggagctgTAAAGCCTTGAGCAGGAAAATGCCACAGTTTTGGAGGCAGCTCCTGACAGCAACACACCAATTATTGGAGCAGTGGGAAAGGACAGAGAACACAGTGGGACACTTGTGATGATCAGGGAGATGCTTCACCCCTCTGCTGTCCTGACACTAACAGTGTTTTCTTAAGTGTAGCAGCACTGTATGTTTGCATATCACAATGAAGTATTTGGTTTATCCATCATCCCCAGgctttattttggaaaaatacGACCTCGTTGTAAAAAGTGAGCTGATACATGTGAGGAATGTTTGGGAAGCTGCAGGggggagcccagcacagagggaggaGGCTGAAAGACCCATTCGTGCTCCTGGGCAGGAATCTCACCTGAGCAAGGGCCAGGAACACATCagccctgtcactgtcacacgcagagctgggagccctggggccagggctggggagagccgagcaggcagcaggcagggccagcagtgcccagcaaaGCTGGCACCAAGGGTGGGGAAAGGCATTTCTGTCCCAAAGCAGGGGGGGatgaagggcagggctggagcagagccccggcagcaGCGCCTCGCTGAGCCCAGACACCGAGGGCAGACACCGAGGGCAGACAGCTCCGCCCCAAGCCGGGGCCCTTTCAGGCCGGGCAGTGCATCTCTTAATTGCCtgagaaaataaaggaggacaAGCCAATGCACACAGGATTTCCAgaaagctgggctgcagctgaacaGCGCTGAATACACTGCTTTACTTAACAGGCTTTGGGAAAAcaagccctgcctgcccacatcCCAGCAAGAAGCCAGCCTGAGCCCAGGGGGTTGCTGGATCTGGCCCCAGTCACATTTAAACCCCCTCTGGCTCTCACCCTGCAGAAAAGTGATGACCTTTTCACAGCCTCAACAttattaggggaaaaaaaatttgaattccCCAAACAAAATTGTTTCCTAATTTCTGTGAGGTTCAGCACAATTATTTCTGATGACCAGAGTCCTAGAAAAGAGATTACAAACCAAATCCCACTCAAATCAAAAAAAAGCAAGAGCTACTCCAGTGTAAATAGCCAGGAGCAAAGTTATCTGATTAAATGTCATAAAATATTCAATCAAGTGGGGTCAATGACTGAAAGCTCCACCTGGCCTCAAGGCAGCTGGcgtggtttggggttttagagAAGCACACATAAAACCTGGGATATTTagaggcacaaaatggccaaacATTTACTTTAATTAAACTTCTGCAGAAATACTCCCCTTGTTCTGCTCTGAGCACAAAATAGTCCAAAGCCTGGTACATTCCCACAGCCGACTGTGGGAAATTCCTCTGATTTCCCTATGGAATTATTCTGTATTACTACAGAATTGAACATGAATCCTTTTAGCAGcacttctttaaaaatagaacACTCTGGGGAATGAGCTCCCAGTTTTGGGGTGTC
Coding sequences within it:
- the MYOC gene encoding myocilin, yielding MLGVWLLLWGSVALGGRADTAFLRRAHDSSGRCTYSFTVASPVEAACPEAAGGVPELRAELAALAARLSRLESRERGAGSSGPRGAEPGGARDPQQASRLEAAYGELLRAKSRLEEEKGRLEREKEELGKRLESSAQEITRLRATRCPPGREGPGRDTLRAPAKAPRWEPQPLSYQELQSERSEVPVSRLLEETALARPGKEDSGCGQLLWVGEPVVFGRADSIAGKYGVWMKDPEPVPPFTRDNTWRVDTVGTEVRQLFQYEEAEQLARGYPAKVHILPRPLESTGAVIYRGGLFFQPRQSRSVARYDLRGESITAEREIPGAGYHGQYPYSWGGYTDIDLAVDETGLWVIYSTDKARGAIVLSKLDPETLEIRRTWETNIRKRGVANSFLICGTLYTVSSYSAPNATINFAYDTATGTSRALSIPFENRFRYLSMLDYNPAERQLFAWDSFNMVTYPVRLSRP